In Rubrobacter radiotolerans DSM 5868, a genomic segment contains:
- a CDS encoding ABC transporter permease gives MTEINLDAYAEVLGSRRFFDSLALTVYVAGASTVIATTLAVLAALALRRAPGGIGSLIFQVPITVPHLMAAVGIAFVVGQTGLGARLAAGLGLVGEPEAFPALLYDRYSIGVILTYVWKEVPFIALVVLAGLRGVASELEDVARTLGANAWQRFWFVVFPVIAPGIVAASLVVFAFTFGAFEVPYLLGQDYPTVLPVAAYEEYQSVDLADRPVAMAINVLMALVTALFAAGYLRLSRGWGRG, from the coding sequence ATGACAGAGATAAACCTGGACGCGTACGCGGAGGTTCTCGGGAGCCGGCGTTTCTTCGACTCTCTGGCCCTGACCGTCTACGTTGCAGGAGCCTCGACCGTTATCGCCACCACCTTGGCCGTCCTCGCGGCGTTGGCGCTCAGACGCGCCCCTGGCGGCATAGGCTCCCTGATCTTCCAGGTGCCCATAACGGTTCCGCACCTGATGGCGGCCGTGGGGATAGCGTTCGTCGTGGGACAGACCGGCCTCGGGGCGCGCCTGGCGGCGGGTCTGGGCCTCGTCGGGGAACCCGAAGCGTTCCCGGCGCTGCTCTACGACAGGTACTCCATAGGGGTCATCCTCACCTACGTGTGGAAGGAAGTGCCGTTCATCGCGCTGGTCGTGCTGGCCGGTCTTAGGGGCGTCGCGTCGGAGCTCGAAGACGTTGCCAGGACGCTCGGGGCCAACGCCTGGCAGCGGTTCTGGTTCGTGGTCTTCCCGGTGATAGCGCCGGGGATCGTGGCCGCGAGCCTCGTCGTCTTCGCCTTCACCTTCGGGGCCTTCGAGGTCCCGTACCTGCTCGGGCAGGACTACCCGACCGTTCTGCCGGTCGCCGCCTACGAGGAGTACCAGAGCGTGGACCTCGCCGACCGGCCCGTCGCCATGGCGATAAACGTCCTCATGGCCTTGGTGACGGCGCTCTTCGCCGCCGGCTACCTGCGGCTGAGCCGGGGATGGGGCCGTGGATAA
- a CDS encoding molybdopterin-dependent oxidoreductase, giving the protein MRKEPGRTVIERVATKLKLIPDVDQPENGGVGRLTPGATLNNYPPPSQWDDWTEYEAKGWTRKQKKSYQIVPTVCFNCESACGLLSYVDKDTGEIRKFEGHPLHPGSRGRNCAKGPATINQVKDPERILYPQRRVGPRGSGKWERVSWQEALEDIGGRIRGAIAEDRRDEVMYHVGRPGHEHQHMERIFRAWGVDAHNSHTNVCSSGGRFGYQLTSGFDRPAPDYANARAIILISAHLESGHYFNPHAQRIIEAKMKGAKLIVMDPRLSNSAAMADHWLPTRPGSEAAVLLAMVHVILQEELYDAQFLYDWTNWREYLKNKYPDKDPESFDAFIEGMKEEYASFTPEYAEKESGVPAERILEVARVVGNAGPAVAAHTWRAACAANLGGWTVSRALSFLNVVTGSWGRPGGTNPNGWNKWLPHYWEEAPPQTVWSDLIMPKEYPLSANEMSFLLPHFLMEGRGQIEVYFSRVFNPVWTYPDGFSWMEALQDEEAVRCHVALTPTWNETAYFADYVLPLGLGPERHDVMSQETHSGVWLSFRQPVTREAARRRGEKVEYTYETNPGEVWEDDEFWIGLSWAIDPDGEMGIRRHFESPYEPGKKLTTEDYYRYLFENQVPGLPEKAAEEGLDPLEYMRRYGAFEVKNAVYERSMRELSEEELEGTRVEPDGTVTTEKSRSEGALRANRLMPHVGVQVQGKAREGYPTLSGKLEVWSPTMAAWGWEEYATPSYIKSHVHPENLREGQLVLNATYRLPTLIHTRSGNSKWLNEISNKNPLWINPDDAEPRGLKTGDLVRVVTDIGYSVNHAWVTESIAPGVVACSHHLGRWRRRQDKADKWNNSTVDISRDGSGWRMRRIEGPGPYESDDPDTSRIFWSDGGVHQNLTFPVHPDPISGMHCWHNAVYVEAAQPNDRYGDIFVDTEKSREIYRQWLALTRPGPREDGLRRPPVFDRPYRPDEEYFYVKRD; this is encoded by the coding sequence ATGCGAAAGGAACCCGGCAGGACGGTCATCGAGCGGGTCGCCACCAAACTGAAGCTGATCCCGGACGTGGACCAGCCCGAGAACGGTGGCGTGGGGCGCCTCACCCCCGGCGCGACCCTCAACAACTACCCGCCGCCGAGCCAGTGGGACGACTGGACTGAGTACGAGGCCAAAGGCTGGACCAGAAAGCAGAAGAAGAGCTATCAGATCGTGCCAACCGTCTGCTTTAACTGCGAGTCGGCCTGCGGCCTGCTCTCCTACGTGGACAAGGACACTGGCGAGATCCGCAAGTTCGAGGGGCATCCGCTCCACCCCGGCAGCCGCGGCCGCAACTGCGCCAAGGGCCCGGCGACCATCAACCAGGTAAAGGACCCGGAGAGGATCCTCTACCCGCAGCGGCGCGTCGGCCCTCGCGGAAGCGGCAAGTGGGAGCGCGTAAGCTGGCAGGAGGCGCTCGAAGATATCGGCGGGCGCATACGGGGTGCTATTGCCGAGGATCGCCGCGACGAGGTCATGTACCACGTCGGGCGGCCCGGGCACGAGCATCAGCACATGGAGAGGATCTTCCGCGCCTGGGGCGTGGACGCCCACAACTCCCACACCAACGTGTGCTCGTCGGGCGGGAGGTTCGGCTACCAGCTCACCAGCGGCTTCGACAGGCCCGCCCCCGACTACGCCAACGCCAGGGCCATCATCCTCATAAGCGCCCACCTGGAGAGCGGCCACTACTTTAACCCGCACGCCCAGCGCATCATCGAGGCCAAGATGAAGGGCGCGAAGCTCATAGTCATGGACCCCCGACTCTCGAACTCGGCGGCCATGGCCGACCATTGGCTCCCCACCCGCCCGGGCTCGGAGGCGGCGGTGCTTCTGGCGATGGTCCACGTTATTCTTCAGGAAGAACTCTACGACGCGCAGTTTCTCTACGACTGGACCAACTGGCGCGAGTACCTCAAGAACAAGTACCCCGACAAAGACCCCGAGTCGTTTGACGCTTTCATCGAAGGGATGAAAGAGGAGTACGCCTCCTTTACTCCGGAATACGCCGAGAAGGAGAGCGGGGTGCCGGCGGAGAGGATCCTGGAGGTCGCCCGAGTCGTCGGGAACGCCGGCCCAGCGGTGGCGGCCCACACCTGGCGGGCGGCATGCGCGGCGAACCTCGGCGGTTGGACGGTCTCCCGGGCGCTCTCGTTCCTCAACGTCGTTACGGGGAGCTGGGGACGCCCGGGCGGCACCAACCCGAACGGGTGGAACAAGTGGCTGCCCCACTACTGGGAGGAGGCCCCGCCCCAGACGGTGTGGAGCGACTTGATCATGCCGAAGGAGTACCCCCTGTCGGCCAACGAGATGAGCTTTTTGCTGCCCCACTTTCTGATGGAGGGCAGGGGGCAGATAGAGGTCTACTTCTCCCGGGTCTTCAACCCCGTCTGGACCTACCCGGACGGCTTCTCCTGGATGGAGGCCCTCCAGGACGAAGAGGCGGTCCGCTGCCACGTCGCGCTCACCCCCACCTGGAACGAGACCGCGTACTTCGCCGACTACGTGCTCCCGCTTGGCCTCGGACCCGAGCGCCACGACGTGATGAGCCAGGAGACCCACTCGGGAGTCTGGCTCTCGTTCCGCCAGCCGGTTACCAGGGAGGCGGCGCGGCGGCGCGGCGAGAAGGTCGAGTACACCTACGAGACCAACCCCGGCGAGGTCTGGGAGGACGACGAGTTCTGGATCGGGCTCTCCTGGGCCATAGACCCCGACGGCGAGATGGGAATCCGCCGCCACTTCGAGAGCCCCTACGAGCCGGGCAAAAAGCTGACCACCGAGGACTACTACCGCTACCTCTTCGAGAACCAGGTCCCCGGCCTCCCCGAGAAGGCGGCCGAGGAAGGACTCGACCCGCTGGAGTACATGCGCCGCTACGGGGCCTTCGAGGTCAAGAACGCCGTCTACGAACGTAGCATGCGCGAGCTCTCGGAAGAAGAGCTCGAAGGGACCAGGGTAGAGCCCGACGGCACCGTTACCACGGAGAAGAGCCGCAGCGAGGGCGCCCTGCGCGCCAACCGCCTCATGCCCCACGTCGGGGTCCAGGTGCAGGGCAAGGCGCGGGAGGGATACCCGACGCTCTCGGGCAAACTCGAGGTCTGGTCCCCGACGATGGCGGCCTGGGGCTGGGAGGAGTACGCGACCCCGAGCTACATAAAGAGCCACGTACACCCGGAGAACCTGCGCGAGGGGCAGCTCGTCCTCAACGCCACCTACCGGCTGCCGACGCTCATCCACACCAGGAGCGGCAACTCCAAGTGGCTGAACGAGATCTCCAACAAGAACCCGCTCTGGATCAACCCGGACGACGCCGAACCGCGCGGCCTGAAGACCGGTGACCTGGTGCGGGTCGTGACCGACATAGGCTACTCCGTCAACCACGCCTGGGTGACCGAGAGCATAGCCCCGGGCGTCGTGGCCTGCTCCCACCACCTCGGCCGCTGGCGCCGCCGGCAGGACAAGGCGGACAAGTGGAACAACTCCACGGTGGACATCAGCCGCGACGGGAGCGGCTGGAGGATGCGCCGCATCGAAGGCCCGGGCCCGTACGAGAGCGACGACCCCGACACCAGCCGCATCTTCTGGAGCGATGGGGGCGTCCACCAGAACCTAACCTTCCCCGTCCACCCTGATCCCATAAGCGGGATGCACTGCTGGCACAACGCCGTCTACGTCGAGGCGGCGCAACCAAACGACCGCTACGGCGACATCTTCGTGGACACCGAAAAGAGCCGCGAGATCTACCGCCAGTGGCTCGCCCTCACCCGACCCGGACCTCGCGAGGACGGCCTCCGAAGGCCGCCCGTCTTCGACAGGCCGTACAGGCCGGACGAGGAGTACTTCTACGTGAAGCGCGACTGA
- a CDS encoding SulP family inorganic anion transporter: MRGILEKIMPAYGWLRVYRRSDLTRDFSAALVITAMLVPQGMAYALLAGLPPRYGLYASTVPAIVYALFGTSRHMPVGPPALMALLTLTSVSALAEPGTARYISLALLLAFMVGVFQVAIGFLRMGFVTNFISHPVLNGFIYASAVIIALSQVEHVLGIPLAGELSTIEIVRELGQRIGETNVLALAIALSSLVAILLLSRVVPRLPAPLLVVAAATVVVYLLGLDSRSGGVDVVGSVPSGLPTPSLPTLELGAIRALAPAALIVAFVGFIESISVAKAVAARENYKIDSNQELKALGYANVAAAFFSGFPVAGSFSRTAVQYRSGGRTQMASIITALMIVVVLLFLTPLFYYLPNAALAAVILVAVFGLVDVKEARRIYRIRRDDGLALLVTLVVTLLVGVEQGILAGVVVALIFFIRRTAYPRVFELGYVEHEDSFLGQNSYPEGRTFPKTLILRFDARLYFANIPYLEDYLISATADRPDLELLVIDFRGVNGIDVTAIEGLENLISEYRARGVKVLFTHVKPQVRGRLERAGWAAEYPEVIRHQTTRDAFKSLGLLADKDARDPERRL; the protein is encoded by the coding sequence GTGCGGGGGATCCTAGAGAAGATTATGCCGGCCTACGGCTGGCTGCGCGTCTACCGCAGGAGCGATCTGACACGGGACTTCTCCGCGGCGCTGGTCATCACGGCGATGCTGGTGCCCCAGGGTATGGCGTACGCGCTGCTGGCGGGACTCCCTCCGAGATACGGGCTCTACGCCTCAACGGTTCCGGCCATCGTGTATGCTCTGTTCGGGACCTCCAGGCACATGCCGGTCGGGCCGCCGGCCCTGATGGCGCTGCTCACCCTTACGTCGGTCTCGGCCCTGGCCGAACCGGGGACCGCCCGCTACATCTCCCTCGCGCTCCTGCTCGCCTTCATGGTCGGCGTGTTTCAGGTGGCCATCGGGTTCCTTCGGATGGGGTTCGTCACCAACTTTATCTCGCACCCCGTGCTCAACGGGTTCATCTACGCCTCGGCGGTGATCATCGCCCTCAGCCAGGTGGAGCACGTGCTCGGCATTCCTCTCGCCGGCGAGCTCTCGACGATTGAGATCGTCCGTGAGCTGGGGCAACGCATCGGCGAGACGAACGTCCTCGCGCTAGCCATAGCCCTGTCTTCTCTGGTGGCGATCCTCCTGCTCTCAAGGGTGGTGCCACGACTACCAGCTCCCCTGTTGGTAGTTGCGGCGGCCACGGTTGTCGTGTACCTGCTGGGGCTGGACAGCCGGTCCGGAGGCGTAGACGTTGTCGGCTCCGTGCCGAGTGGACTGCCGACGCCTTCCTTGCCAACCCTCGAACTAGGGGCCATCCGCGCGCTGGCGCCCGCCGCCCTGATCGTGGCCTTCGTCGGCTTTATAGAGTCCATCTCCGTCGCCAAGGCCGTCGCGGCCAGGGAGAACTACAAGATCGACTCCAACCAGGAGCTCAAGGCGCTCGGGTACGCCAACGTGGCCGCGGCCTTTTTCTCCGGTTTTCCAGTGGCGGGTTCGTTCTCGCGCACGGCGGTGCAGTACCGGTCGGGGGGACGGACGCAGATGGCGTCCATAATAACGGCCCTCATGATAGTCGTGGTCCTGCTCTTCCTGACGCCGCTCTTCTACTACCTGCCCAACGCGGCGCTGGCGGCTGTCATACTCGTGGCGGTCTTCGGGCTCGTCGACGTCAAGGAAGCCCGGCGCATCTACAGGATCCGGCGCGACGACGGGCTGGCGCTCCTCGTAACCCTGGTGGTGACGTTGCTCGTCGGGGTGGAACAGGGAATCCTCGCCGGCGTCGTCGTTGCCCTGATCTTCTTTATCCGGCGGACGGCATACCCTAGGGTGTTCGAGCTGGGGTATGTGGAGCATGAGGACTCCTTCCTGGGGCAGAACAGCTACCCCGAAGGCCGCACCTTCCCCAAGACCCTGATACTTCGCTTCGACGCCCGCCTCTACTTCGCCAACATTCCCTACCTTGAGGACTACCTCATCTCTGCGACCGCCGACAGGCCGGACCTGGAACTCCTCGTCATAGACTTCCGCGGCGTCAACGGCATAGACGTCACGGCGATCGAGGGCCTGGAGAACCTGATCTCCGAGTACCGCGCTCGCGGCGTCAAGGTCCTGTTTACGCACGTCAAGCCCCAGGTGAGAGGACGGCTCGAGCGGGCCGGCTGGGCGGCAGAGTATCCGGAGGTGATAAGGCACCAGACTACGCGGGACGCCTTCAAAAGTCTGGGCCTGCTGGCGGACAAGGATGCCCGTGACCCCGAGAGGCGTCTCTAG
- a CDS encoding CDP-alcohol phosphatidyltransferase family protein, whose product MLDEELRRGAKPFYRPFALALARRGVGGDALTGAGLGVGVICLVAVAVGANVLGLVLWLLNRLFDGLDGEVARLRGESSDFGAFADIVADFFMYGGLVVALAIQHPEARLALVVLFFSYYLNGSIFLVLSDILHRLDVKRLTERGLHFRRSLTEGFETIVAGVLFLIFPDWVSPIAWVFAAMVFVSSAQRVLDGWRALK is encoded by the coding sequence ATGCTGGACGAGGAACTGCGCCGGGGCGCCAAGCCCTTCTACCGACCGTTCGCCCTCGCCCTCGCCCGCCGGGGCGTCGGCGGCGACGCCCTCACGGGAGCGGGGCTCGGGGTCGGCGTGATCTGCCTCGTCGCCGTGGCCGTCGGCGCTAACGTCCTGGGGCTCGTGCTCTGGCTCCTGAACCGCCTCTTCGACGGCCTCGATGGCGAGGTGGCTCGTCTCAGGGGCGAGTCCTCGGATTTCGGCGCGTTCGCGGACATCGTGGCGGACTTCTTCATGTACGGTGGTCTCGTGGTCGCCCTCGCCATCCAGCACCCCGAGGCCCGGCTCGCGCTGGTGGTTCTCTTTTTCTCCTACTACCTGAACGGCAGCATCTTCCTGGTTCTCTCCGACATCCTGCACCGGTTGGACGTCAAACGCCTGACCGAGCGGGGGTTGCACTTTCGCCGCTCGCTGACCGAGGGGTTCGAGACCATCGTCGCGGGCGTGCTTTTCCTGATCTTCCCCGACTGGGTCTCCCCCATCGCCTGGGTATTCGCGGCGATGGTCTTCGTATCCTCCGCCCAGCGCGTCCTCGACGGCTGGCGCGCGCTGAAATAG
- a CDS encoding NAD(P)/FAD-dependent oxidoreductase: MQGKSIAVGVGAGSVALASAALVQNALKSDVRGKVVIVGGGTAGISVAARLCRELKEPDVTIIEPSEKHAYQPGWTLVSSGVFPKEHFIRSEGELIPDKAKWLRDRVVGFLPEENKLETESGRRVGYDYLVVCPGHQLDYGKIEGLDGHLGKNGLYSNYTGEGAEKTWEGIRNFRGGTALFVEPAGPIKCGGAPQKIAYMADSHWRRSGVRGNIYQMFLNGKPSIFSAPLYAEALTEVMERKEIDTRFKHNLVSVDAEKKEATFAVDSEDTEQAEESSRAAGGRRGVGAPPKMSRGEGTVTISYDLLHFCPPQSAPDFIKESPLSNDAGYVEVDKHTLQHTRYPNVFALGDASNLPTSKTGAAIRKQAPVVVHNLIKLMGGADLKKDSEDYHGYTSCPLVTDYGKMLLAEFDYSLKPRPTFPPWEHDSTKETYTNWLLKTQGLPNIYWHGMLKGLA; the protein is encoded by the coding sequence ATGCAGGGCAAAAGCATAGCGGTTGGTGTGGGGGCGGGATCGGTAGCTCTGGCTTCGGCGGCGCTGGTGCAGAACGCGCTCAAGAGCGACGTCAGGGGCAAGGTCGTCATAGTCGGCGGGGGTACGGCTGGCATTTCGGTCGCGGCACGGCTGTGCCGGGAGCTAAAAGAGCCCGACGTCACGATCATCGAGCCGTCCGAGAAGCATGCCTACCAGCCGGGCTGGACGCTTGTGTCCTCGGGTGTCTTCCCGAAGGAGCACTTCATCAGGTCGGAGGGGGAGCTCATCCCCGACAAGGCCAAGTGGCTGCGCGACAGGGTCGTAGGGTTTCTTCCTGAGGAGAACAAGCTCGAGACGGAGAGCGGTCGAAGGGTCGGCTACGACTACCTCGTCGTGTGCCCCGGTCACCAGCTCGACTACGGCAAGATAGAGGGACTCGACGGGCACCTGGGAAAGAACGGGCTCTACAGCAACTACACGGGCGAGGGTGCAGAGAAGACCTGGGAGGGCATCCGTAACTTCCGGGGCGGGACGGCCCTCTTCGTCGAGCCGGCGGGGCCCATAAAGTGCGGAGGGGCACCGCAGAAGATCGCCTACATGGCCGACTCTCACTGGAGACGGTCCGGTGTGCGGGGGAACATCTACCAGATGTTCCTCAACGGCAAGCCCTCGATCTTCAGCGCGCCGCTGTACGCTGAGGCGCTAACGGAGGTGATGGAGCGCAAGGAGATAGACACCCGCTTCAAGCACAACCTGGTCTCGGTGGATGCCGAGAAGAAGGAGGCTACCTTCGCCGTCGATTCGGAGGACACCGAGCAGGCGGAGGAGTCTTCCCGCGCTGCGGGCGGTCGCCGGGGGGTCGGGGCGCCGCCGAAGATGAGCCGCGGGGAGGGGACGGTGACCATCTCCTACGACCTGCTGCACTTCTGCCCGCCGCAGAGCGCGCCGGACTTTATAAAGGAGAGCCCGCTCTCCAACGACGCCGGCTACGTGGAGGTGGACAAGCATACCCTCCAGCACACCCGCTATCCGAACGTTTTCGCCCTCGGGGACGCGAGCAACCTGCCAACGTCCAAGACCGGTGCAGCGATCCGCAAGCAGGCGCCCGTCGTGGTGCACAACCTGATCAAGCTGATGGGCGGGGCGGACCTGAAGAAGGACTCCGAGGACTACCACGGCTACACGTCGTGTCCTCTGGTCACCGACTACGGCAAGATGCTGCTGGCCGAGTTTGACTACAGTCTGAAGCCCCGGCCGACCTTCCCGCCGTGGGAGCACGACTCTACCAAGGAGACCTACACCAACTGGCTGCTAAAGACGCAGGGGCTGCCAAACATCTACTGGCACGGCATGCTCAAGGGCCTGGCATAG
- a CDS encoding ABC transporter permease, translated as MDKREKARRAAVRGLLALLVALPFAPILLWSFAGEWRFPDLLPTEWSLRGWDYVLGGGGRVPEAVANSLAVALAAALVAVAVGLPAGMALGGYEWRLKGVVIFFVLLPVLVPPLASTMGIHLTFIRLGLTDTLFGVFLVHLVPTVPYTAIIMTSVFAERTGELEEAARTLGASPWQAFVRVTLPDVAPGVAVAGLFAFLISWSQYILTVLIGGGNVVTLPMLLFASASGTDSVITSVLALVFALPAVLVLVATLRFLGPAGHGRYVLTKPRKDH; from the coding sequence GTGGATAAGCGTGAGAAGGCTCGGCGAGCGGCGGTTCGCGGGCTCCTCGCGCTGCTCGTGGCGCTGCCGTTCGCGCCGATCCTGCTCTGGTCTTTCGCGGGGGAGTGGCGTTTCCCCGACCTGTTGCCTACCGAGTGGTCCCTGCGCGGGTGGGACTACGTGCTGGGTGGCGGCGGTCGCGTCCCAGAGGCGGTCGCCAACAGCCTGGCCGTCGCGCTGGCCGCGGCCCTGGTCGCCGTGGCGGTCGGGTTGCCGGCGGGGATGGCGCTCGGCGGCTACGAATGGCGGTTGAAGGGGGTCGTGATCTTCTTCGTCCTGCTCCCGGTGCTGGTACCCCCGTTGGCCTCGACCATGGGCATCCACCTGACCTTTATCCGGCTCGGGCTGACAGACACGCTGTTCGGGGTCTTTCTGGTGCACCTCGTGCCGACCGTGCCCTACACCGCGATCATCATGACGAGCGTCTTCGCCGAGCGCACCGGCGAGCTCGAGGAGGCGGCCCGCACTCTAGGCGCGAGCCCCTGGCAGGCCTTCGTGCGCGTGACGCTGCCGGACGTGGCGCCGGGGGTGGCGGTGGCGGGCCTGTTCGCGTTTCTGATCTCCTGGAGCCAGTACATCCTCACGGTCCTGATAGGCGGCGGCAACGTGGTTACGCTCCCCATGCTCCTCTTCGCCTCCGCCTCCGGCACGGATAGCGTTATTACCTCCGTTCTCGCCCTCGTCTTCGCCCTGCCCGCCGTGCTCGTCCTGGTCGCGACCCTGCGCTTCCTGGGGCCTGCGGGACACGGGAGATACGTCCTGACGAAGCCGAGGAAGGACCATTGA
- a CDS encoding ABC transporter substrate-binding protein, producing MGGGTSLLAEVIGMVKRSLGDEFRRLLLVVLLVAGMIFLLAACGGGTGSGDQASSDGQRPFSALEREARGTTVNFFMYGGDDATNSYVDNFIAPRLEEEHGITVERTPVSDTADVVNKLLNERQAGDDEGTVDLVWINGENFYTGSQADLWFGPWAEELPNARYIDWQDPLIKKDFGYPVDGYEAPWSQAQFVMVYDSAKVDDPPRTVDELREWVRENPGRFAYPAPPDYTGSAFVLQIFYGVTGEVEPYQEAFDEAAFEERAQEFYDYMNEIEPDLWRGGETYPKTVAELDGLYQNGEVDMTMSYNPYLAQRQVAKGLFPETTRTYLLEGGTLSNTNYVAIPFNAPNKAGAQVAANFMQSPEAQAEMQRTHVVGGLTTLDLDRLPEERRREFAGTPDEAALPLGELQDNRLPEARTGWLVAVQDGWIENVQRR from the coding sequence ATGGGAGGGGGGACTTCGTTGCTCGCGGAGGTGATCGGCATGGTGAAGCGAAGCCTGGGGGACGAGTTCCGGCGGTTATTGCTTGTCGTCCTGCTAGTCGCGGGGATGATCTTTCTCCTGGCCGCTTGCGGCGGGGGGACCGGATCGGGCGACCAAGCATCGTCTGACGGGCAACGTCCTTTCTCCGCGTTGGAGAGGGAAGCGCGGGGCACGACCGTCAACTTCTTTATGTACGGCGGCGACGATGCGACGAACAGCTACGTGGACAACTTTATCGCGCCGCGGCTGGAGGAAGAGCACGGCATCACCGTCGAGCGCACGCCCGTCAGCGACACGGCGGACGTGGTCAACAAGCTTCTCAACGAGAGGCAGGCCGGGGACGACGAGGGCACGGTGGACCTCGTCTGGATCAACGGCGAGAACTTCTACACCGGTTCCCAGGCCGATCTCTGGTTCGGACCCTGGGCCGAGGAACTGCCCAACGCGAGGTACATAGACTGGCAAGACCCTCTCATAAAGAAAGACTTCGGGTATCCCGTCGACGGGTACGAAGCCCCCTGGAGCCAGGCGCAGTTCGTCATGGTCTACGACTCCGCGAAGGTGGATGACCCTCCACGCACCGTGGATGAGCTCCGCGAGTGGGTCAGGGAGAACCCGGGCCGTTTCGCGTACCCGGCGCCGCCGGACTACACCGGCAGCGCGTTCGTCTTGCAGATCTTCTACGGGGTGACGGGAGAAGTAGAACCCTACCAGGAGGCGTTCGACGAAGCCGCTTTCGAGGAGCGGGCGCAGGAGTTCTACGACTACATGAACGAGATAGAGCCCGACCTTTGGCGCGGGGGCGAGACGTACCCGAAGACCGTGGCCGAGCTCGACGGTCTGTACCAGAATGGCGAGGTGGACATGACCATGAGCTACAACCCCTACCTCGCCCAGCGGCAGGTCGCGAAGGGCCTCTTCCCCGAGACGACCCGCACCTACCTGCTCGAAGGCGGAACCTTGAGCAACACCAACTACGTCGCCATCCCGTTCAACGCCCCCAACAAGGCGGGCGCGCAGGTGGCGGCCAACTTTATGCAGAGCCCGGAGGCCCAGGCGGAGATGCAGCGCACCCACGTGGTCGGCGGGCTCACCACCCTCGACCTGGACAGGCTGCCCGAAGAGAGACGCCGCGAGTTCGCCGGGACCCCGGACGAGGCCGCGCTCCCGCTCGGCGAGTTGCAGGACAACCGCCTCCCGGAGGCGCGCACCGGCTGGCTCGTCGCAGTTCAGGACGGCTGGATCGAGAACGTGCAGAGGAGGTAG
- a CDS encoding glycine/sarcosine/betaine reductase selenoprotein B family protein, with the protein MASLSDLKLKYRVLMRTYRYRTHDWRPGAALRKPLAEARIAVVTTAAFHLPDQPPFDESVKGGDFSYREIPSDTDLSSLGIAHKSDAFDASGIETDKNLALPLEVLRDMVRDGKAGSVNARHFSFMGSISAPERLVSRTAPEVAAMLADDGVDAVLLTPI; encoded by the coding sequence ATGGCGAGTTTGTCCGATCTCAAGCTCAAGTACCGGGTTCTCATGCGGACCTACAGGTACCGCACGCACGACTGGAGACCGGGCGCCGCGCTGCGCAAGCCTCTGGCAGAGGCACGGATCGCCGTCGTGACCACGGCCGCCTTCCACCTGCCGGACCAGCCGCCGTTCGACGAGTCCGTGAAGGGCGGGGACTTCTCCTACCGGGAGATCCCGTCCGACACAGACCTCTCCTCCTTGGGCATCGCGCACAAGAGCGACGCCTTCGACGCTTCGGGGATAGAGACCGACAAGAACCTCGCCCTGCCCCTGGAGGTTCTGCGGGACATGGTGCGCGACGGGAAGGCGGGCTCCGTCAACGCCAGGCACTTCAGCTTTATGGGTTCGATATCCGCGCCGGAGCGGCTCGTGTCCCGGACCGCGCCGGAGGTCGCGGCCATGCTCGCCGACGACGGGGTGGACGCCGTCCTGCTCACCCCGATCTGA